The following is a genomic window from Pseudopipra pipra isolate bDixPip1 chromosome 2, bDixPip1.hap1, whole genome shotgun sequence.
ATGTTGTTCTCCTGTTCCAGGGATGAGAGGAAAGCTGGAACTGTTTTAGCTTTGGAGTTCTCTGTGTGGGAAAATGAATCAGAAGAGCAACGGTCCTCTGTGCCTTCCCCTGGAGTCATTTATGCCGTTCTGGGAGCAGAGTTACTCCAGAGTGCAAGTCCCACTTGATATCCAAGCCCTGTTTTACATGCTGActgttcccctccctgcagacagaccCATGAACGTGGCTTTGCATGGTCCTGGGAGAGCTCTGGGATGATGGAGCAGCTGAAGGCAATGCCTGccccctcttctccctcttctcctgcaCCAGCTTgccaggaagggcaggagggagctgggaatgatAACGTGCCCTGGGTGTTTCCTGGATggtgccactggagctgctctgaTTTATAGCCAGGCCAAAGGGGCTGCTGAGAAGCAGCTCCCTCATTTCTCTTGCCGCCCACACACAGGAACAAGGAACAATGAGGATCATGACCTGCTTTCCACTCACATTCCTGACCCTTTCCATGTTGTCCagaagtgggaggaaaaaaacattgtgGGAAATGAGAAGTCAAGTGGTAGAGATGAGGGCAGGGAAAGTGTTTGCTGGGCTGCAGTGGCGAGGCAGAAGCCAcgttcccccttttccctgccttgTTTGGGGGTTTGCAGATCCTCAACAGGCTGGATGGGGGAGTCCGGGCTACCTGGTGACCTAAAACCAAAGGAAAGAGCAATTTGAGACTCCCAGAATcaatagaatggtttgggttgagaaggaccttaaagatcatagaatcatagaatcatagaatcagctgggttggaagggacctctgagataatcaagtccaactcttgatccactaccaccatggttcccagcccatggcactgatgccacatccagtctcatcttaaaaacctccagggacggagaatccaccacttccctgggcagcccattccaataccTGATTACCCTtcctgtaaagaatttcttcctaatatccaacctttACCTCCCCTGGAAGAGCTTAAGACCGAGctctcttgtcttactgatctCTGCCTGgaaaaagagaccaacccccacctggctcccccctcctgtcagggagctgtagagagtgaggaggtctcccctgagcctcctcttctccaggctgaacagccccagctccctcagcctctcctcacagcacttgtgctccagtcccttccccagccttgctgctcttctctggacctgcttcatccagtcccaccccctgccatgggcagggacaccttccactagcccaggttgctccaagacaCATTCAACCTgtccttggacatttccaggggcagccacagcttctctgggcaacctgtgctagggtctcaccacccccacagtagagaatttttttcctaatctctgatctaactctgccctctgtcagtttgaagacatccccccttgtcctgtcactccaggctcttAAATGGTCTGCTCCATCTTTGCTGTAAGTTCCCTTCAGACTCATCTATCTGTGCAGACCCCTCATTCTGACTTTAGTGCTGGTCCTCTCCTGCCTTGCAGACAcagctccagagcagcagccccgCAGCTGGTACAGCCCCCAGTGCCATTCCAGGCCTCAGATTAGGACAGGACCCTCTGTGAGTCATCTGGGTCAGCATTTCCTTCCCACTGAGGAGGTGCCAAGGCACAGCTCTGATGGACTTGCTGTCTCAGAACAGCGAATTTCCCTAGTGCAGTTGGGTGAAGGCAATGTCAGAAGATGGGTGGCCACTGCCAACATCTGTCCTTGTTGCTGTGCCATGACCCTGGGGtgagagaatcatggaatcattggatggtttgggttggaagggaccttaaagatcatccagtttcaactccctgccatgggcagggacaccttccactagcccaggttgctccaagccccatccaacctggccttggacacttccagggtgTCAGAGGGAAGGATGAGTTTGACCTTTATGAACAAAAAGACTGAGAGATACAATAAGTGAGGCTGGCTGGGATCTCCAGTACCACTCCCTGCTGCAAGCAAGGCCAGCTTAGAGGTGACATGAGATGGATAAGGAGGCAAAGCTGGTGATGGGAACTAGGCATTGCTGTAAGGtgagaaagggggaaagaggCTGTAAAAGCAAAACTGGACAAACCCTAGAGGGCTTGGGTTGGGCAGGTGTCATAAATGGCTCCTGCTGATCCCCTGCAACTCCATTAGGGAGAAGCCAGTCCCTGCAGTGAAGAAACTGCAGGAATGCAGCTGCAGTGGCCAGTTCCTTTTCTGAGCCTCGTTTGAGCTCTATTTCTGGGGAGCCCCTGACAGAAAGAGCTGGGGGAGCTTCCACCCAACctcacctctgctgctgcagcagagaccTGCAAGAGCAGCAGAATCTCACCCAGATCTCCTCTGCAAATCCCTCCCAAGCAGAGGGAATGCAGGGACAGTAATTGGCATGGAGCAGCAGCTCGGCTGTGCTAGTGATGGGGGACACAGTGGGAGATATTAAGGGGCTGCTGTTAAGGTACTACTAATAATTTTCAGAATCATTTCCCTTCCTATCCTTCCCCTGACGGCCTGAAACTGCTGTGGGTCCTTTTAAAGCCATTCTGCCANNNNNNNNNNNNNNNNNNNNNNNNNNNNNNNNNNNNNNNNNNNNNNNNNNNNNNNNNNNNNNNNNNNNNNNNNNNNNNNNNNNNNNNNNNNNNNNNNNNNNNNNNNNNNNNNNNNNNNNNNNNNNNNNNNNNNNNNNNNNNNNNNNNNNNNNNNNNNNNNNNNNNNNNNNNNNNNNNNNNNNNNNNNNNNNNNNNNNNNNtttcttcctttcttccttccttccttcctttctctctctctttctcctttcattttattcatttatagACACTAGAAGAGCAGCAGAGGATCCATCTTGAAGTGCCTTACCTGGGGCCAACCAGAAACCTGTGGAAGAGCTGGAAACTGGAAACAGAGGAAGGGCTGAATCCTGTATCATCCCTCTTGGTCCTTGGCACATTATCAGCCACAAGGGCCAGAAATCCCTGAGGGGACTGTGAAACCTCCAGGTTTGCAGATGATGCTGAGTAGTTTGAGGAGtcaaatgccacagtgctggtGAGGAGCTCCAGGAGGAACCTCCAAACACGGTGTGAGATGACAAAAAAGTGGCAGGTGAGCATCAGTGGAggttaatttaaagaaatacacCCGAGAAAGAATAACCAAACCTGGGTGTATGAGATGCTACACTTGAAAATGGGAGCTACTAGAAAGTGGATCACTGACAGCTCTCTGAAATCATCAGCTCAATGtgccaaaaagccaaaaaaaccccagaaggTGCCATGAGGAAGGGTATTGAGAAGAAATCTTTGTATTGCTGCTGAGCAAAACCTTGGTATGCCCTCACCTCAGACCCTGGGTGAGGTGCTGCTCTCCAGTGCTTGAGGAATAGAGAGCAGAGTGGCCAGGGGGGCTCCTTCCTTGTAGGTTGGACAAGATAAGAAGTCCTTAAGTCAGTAGTAAAAGAAAGGGGCAGGATTCCCCATGAAAGGGTGGGGGGGGTTCCATGGGAATGGACCAACAGAGGGTGGCCAGGTTTACTCAATCCTCCTCCCACTGGTGGAGATAAAATATGGGATAATTGATCCATCCTCTGCTCCTTTCTCCTGGTCCTCACCTGCACCTGACTTGGCTGAGAGCTGAGACCTGAGGTGAGTATGAGAGCAGGGTGCAGCACATAAATGTTTCCCAGAAAAGCCTCCTGGACATGGAGCATTTGTGGGTCACAGATTTCCCAACCCAGAGGTGTTGTTTTCTTTAGGATGGGATtctacttttttctctttttttttttttttaaaggaaaaagaagactTTGAAGACGAAGTTTGTTATTAGAGGTGACGTGCCAACTGTGGGGAGGTGCCAAGTGCAAGACTTTATTTTGACTACTGTCTCATGAGGAAagctggcagctggaagggcagggaggcaTGTCCTGGAGAAGGTGAAGAATTTAGCCAGACTGCTTTCAACAGCCTCTTTGATGCTGGGTGGCTGAGAAAACAGAGCTGTGCTCTCTGTGGGACAAAATATCCTTTAATAATTGTCTTCTGGGTCACACTGGGTTACAGCTTGAACTGCTGCATGGACCCAATTCAGGCAGCAGACCAGGGTTTCATAgaatggaatcatagaatcattcaggttggaaaagccctccaagatcatcgagtccaccctgtgccccatccccaccttgtcccccagcccagagcactgagtgccaggTCCAatccttccttggacacctccaggggtgtCATTTAGCTTTCAGGCTGAATGAAGAAACAGTTCCGTGTTCAGGGAAAAGAGATTGCAAACAGAACTCGTACAGATTGAGAGGCCCATCAGTGCTTTGTAGCCACAGCGTGAGAAAGACACccaggttaaaaaaaacccaaacacattCTTCATGACAGCCCACATGTTATTTTCCTGCAAAATAACTGTCTCCCTTTATCAGGATCACAGGTACTATGTAGCAGGGTTtgattgaatattaggaagaaatcctttcctgtgagggtggtgaggccctggcacaggttgcccagagaagctgtggctgcccctggatccctggaagtgtccaaggccaggttggatgaatcttggagcaagctgggctagtggaaggtgtccctgcccatggcaagggttggaacaagatgatctttaaggtcccttccaattcaaaccattttgtgattcttttcCTTCACAGGGACAAGGAAAAGCAAGGCTGAAGAAgtgcctgcagctgctcagaaCCAGGGCCATGCTACAAGACACGTGCCCACCTTTCATCTCTTTCCACTTAGAATGGCACAtccctaaaaaaaaccccccaaacccatgGTTTTTAACATGCTGCCACACCAGAGTGACTGTGCTGAAAGCAACATCAGGGCAAGGCAAGTTTGGTAGACTGAAGGATCAAGAGGCCCAGAGGAATCATTTAATAATTgcatttttagctttttaaataTGCACAAATGTGTCCATATTTCCTGCTTTTGTGGAGGGTGGAGGGATGAAGAAGAGTATGAGATAAAGACAGCTGGCTTCCTTTGTACAAGACAGGAACAGTTTAAGCTGAAGTATCTTAACATCTCTGTTTTTCCATATATTCACCCATCACTTTACACTCAGATTCACAGCCCAGAACTGATATTTCTCCTTCAGAGGCACAACACAAAGGTGTTAACTTGAATTTATATCTAAACACAGAGTGGTTGGACACATTTAGCTTGGCTCAAGCCCACCAGCCTATGCACTCTTGCAGTATTTTCTCCAATAACCTTAAATTCTgactggtttggggttttttgggttatttttttcatcctgcAGAGGTTTTAGGTGAACAAGGGTTGaaccaacaaaaaataaagaaaggaacTCCCTTGAAACTTTTCGAATGGAAAAGCACACAcaccattttcttttcaagaggTTTTAATGAAGACTCATATTTTTAAACCTCTCACACTGTACAACACATTTAAATGTACATCAAGCTcagataaaaaataaagctttcttACAAAGTATGTttttccagtgattttttttccttttttttttttttttgcagtaaaaATAGCTGCTACATAAAACCCTCCTGATCTTTGAAAAGGAGTCACAGTTATTTCCAAAAATAGAATTCATATTTTAATCATACAGAATaaactgcaggaagaagagacaagtgaactgaaaaaataaggctcgtatataaatttttttttttgtttaaaagtacATGCATAGAAGTTGAAAAAACATATGccatttacaaagaaaaaaaaaggtaattttatcCATATTCATATTTTCACTTTCAGTTATAGAAGAAACCACAAACAGGCCCTTTTATGTCCCAGAATACAACATTAGTTTCCTGTAAAAATGCCAAAGTGCACAAAGAATTGCCAGCTTTGGCAAAACTCTGAgccagccctccctccccccccccccatattCATGCATACTGAGCACTTCTGTTGTCTCTCAGGCCaattaaatatttgcagaagGTTGTATATCCTagacaaacatgaaaaaatccCCCACATCTGATAAGTTTACATTCGTCCTATTTCAAAACCACACATACAATTAGTTTAATTTACACTATACAGTATCTGTTAAATAGGAACATTAGAGTTTCcaaaggaatcacagaatatatatatataaactcaATATTGAAATGGTAtgattttccttccctttctgttAAAgggtgggttgttttttttgttggttttgttggttttttttttttttgttgttaacaGTTGCTACATCTGGTTTTGGACACGGAGTGCTTATGTACCTGTGCAGCACATTCCTGGAGcagtaataacaataataataataataataataaaacgtgctttaaaacaaaagtaCTATCGGTCTCCTCGCTGCTCGTTTTCAAATAAAttagcttttcctttttaaataaagatgcaACGATAACCTTTACGCGATAAAAGATGCACGACGCGAGACGTTAAGCGGTGACGGCGTCTTAAAAACATCTGAGCAACACTTCTGCTGCATCGCTGCTCTCTCACACCCCCAACCTTTGGTTTTAAAGCCACCCCTTTATTGACAGGGCGGCGTTAAAGTAGCCAAAAAACGCCTTTGGCGCGGCGGGAACGCCGCATCCCAGAGCATCCCGGAGCGTTTTCCGTGTCCCCGCCGCAGATCCAGGGGGCTGCGCCGACCGACAACACCCAGAGGCCCAAAACCTCCCTCCGGCTCTCGCGCCCGCCAAGGTCCCGATTCCCCCAAGAGCGGCGTCCCGGCCGGAGCACAGGCGGGAGAACAGGCTCCCTTCCCACACGGAGTCCCCACACCAGGTGGTCTTTCCCCCCTCTGCCCGGGCGGGGGGCTCAGTCCTCGGTGTCGGGCTGGACGCCCAGCATGGCGTGGAGCTCCTCGGCCGTGTAGCCCAGCAGGTTGTGGAGGTCGCAGACGAAGCGGTACACGTAGCGCTTCCCCGACGTCTTGTGGATGATGTTCTTGTCGTAGTAGTAGCGCAGGCCCCGGCTCAGCTTCTCGTAGTTCATCTTGGGcttgtttttcctcctcccccaccgCCGGGCCACCTGCAAGGAAagccagaaaagaaaagggTTTATTAGAGTCGGGGTTTTCTGATAAATGCAGGTATTAAGGTCGTTTCCTCAGAGCGTTTGGTTCGCTTTGGGTGTCCCGGCCTTGGGTAGGGATCGGTGACCAACCCCACAACAGAATGTGCTCCGAGACAAttgtcagcagcagcttcaggagAAGAACTGGTGACCAACCCCACAACAGAAAGTGCTCCAAGACAACTGTCATCAGCAACTTCAGGAGAAGAATTGATGTCCAACCCCACAACAGAACATGCTCCAAGATAACTGTCATCAGCAACTTCAGGAAAAGAATTGGTGACCAACCCCACAACAGAACGTGCTCCAAGACAATTGTCAGCTGCAACTTCAGAGGAAGCAGCCCATAGCAAATGTCACTGAAAAGTGATACCAGTTTGAGGTGGATGGGTCAGAATGTGCTTGAGGAGACCAAATTTTAAAGGGATTTCACTGAAATCTCTTAAGGAATTTCTTAAGGGGAGTCGCTGAATATCCCGAGCTGGAAGGgtcccacaaggatcatcgaagtccagctcctggccctacacaggacaaccccaaaaaTCACTGAATAACCCAAGTTATAAGGGTCCCACAAGGGTCATCAAAGTCTAACTGCCAACCCTGCATGGGACAACCCCCAGAATCACTCAATATCCCCAGATTGGAAGGGTCCCACAAAGGTCATCCATACacaactcctggccttgcacaggacaacctcaaaaaaaaaataaaaaaaaaaaatcactgaatatcttgagttggaagCATCCTACAAGAATCAAAGTCCAACTTgtggccttgcacaggacaacccTAAAAACCcaaccatgtgcctgagagcattgtccaaagaCTTCTGGAACTCTAGCACATTGTTTGCTCCCTcaggaaaacagcatttcacCACTGATTTGCTACTGAGCAGCACAGGACAGCTCTTTAACTGAGAGGTGAATGATATGAAGTTCCTTGGAGTTAATTATTTATCCCTCCTCcctctttttaataaaaagactTCAGTGGACTTTATATCCCACCTCTCAATAACATAACTTCCCTAGTGATAACAGTGTCAGAAAATGAAAGTGCatcctatttatttttaatgaccAAAGTTATAAGTTCCCGAAATACTTCATTTCAGGTGGCAGTTCAGACCCTAAATCTTTTTGTTCACCACAATTAGCCACATACCTCATCTGGATCAGCAAGTTTAAATTCCCATCCATCTCCTGTCCAACTAATGAATGACTGACAGGACTTGTCAGTCAGTAATTCCAGCAGGAATTGCCACAGCTGTATAGGTCCACTGCCTGttggcagagagagggagaaaccATAATTAATACTTCTGCAAGCTCTCACCACAACCACGTGCATGTGACCAGACTCATATTCAAGAACACATCTTGTAATTACtctgatttatctttttttaaaaatcagaaagagaCCTAAGGTTTTACTCTATAGCACAAACCTCCTAAAcatgttaaaattaaaacaagtcAGCTTTTTCATGGAAACACAGGATTTGACTCAAGTTGGGTCTTTGCCTTTCATATGGATCCCTCATCCCTCACTCCCATCTCCCAACCAGCTGCATTTCAAGCTCCAGGGCTTGTCCAGCACTCCTTGGCTTGGCAAATGTTTTGGAGGACAAACCAATTTCAGCAAGGACTACGGGAATAAGGCTTTAGCAGGCAAGCCAACACCGGTGGAAATTCCCAAATGTGGGAGATTTTGTCCCAGTTTCCCTCTTTTTCAAACAGATCAACAAGTGTATTTGATTTTCATGTGTCCTGACATACCTGCCTGTTCTTGCTGTGGGTGGATAATCCCATGAAGCTTTGTTTAGTGACATTTAAAACTGAAACTCTCCCTGACTAGTGGTCTCTACCCCCATGGCACACACTTATGGAGAATACTGATGTCACCTAAGAAGAGGAGTGACCATTTTGCTCCACAACTTACCAGTGAAGCCAGCCAGGATGGCTGCTGGTATAACTGGTTTCCCTTGCTCCACAGGATCGCTCCTTTCTTGAATATAGTCTTTGAAAGACATTGTAGGTTTGCTCAGGCACAAGGACTGGCTACAGTCATCCTCAAAACTCTCGTAGGATGGCACACGCTGTAAATCCACTAGGGAAGATTGGCTGTTCCAGGACTGCAACATGGAATCTGAGCTTTCATAGCTCTCTGCACCGCTGTCACTGGACTCGTGTTCTCTCAGCTTacctttataaaataaaaaaaaaaaattgtgaattgttagtggttttttcccccctccttctcAATCCACCCTGCACATATAAATTATGCAAAGGAGCAAAACACATTCAGAACGTGGCCCTGGACCAGCGTTTGTCATGCAAGATAACGACTCACCAGAATTATCCATCAGCAAATTCAGGTTGTTCCTTGGGAAATCCTGGTTTACTGTGCAGTAGTTCACACCAACAGCATCTGCTTGGGCTTTAGGGAACAATGAAAACTCTTGTTCAGGGTTGAGGAGATTCGGTGCTGTGGAAGTCTGACAGACGTCAGTCAGGAGGCTGGGTTTGGGATAACTGAGGGCTTTAGGGTATCCAGGCATTTGCATTCCATAGGAGTTCTGATCTACATTAACGGctaaaaacaagaaatgaaagaattaGATTATTTTCCCTGCAGACCCTTAAACAAACTAATACACTAAATACACCAAATCAGATTCTGCAAATCTCCCTCCATAACCTGCCAGCCACAAATGTCTATTGTTTGTTCTCCAAGGAAACAACGGGGCTACAGGAAAAAGGGGGAAGTTTAAGGTGGTTTTAAGTAAGGCCCTCACCATTGAGTGGTATAATCAGGTTGAGCTGAAGATTGTGGtagaataaaatacaaaaatcaatCAATCTGAGGGAGCCAGCACTGCATCCCACACACTTCCAAAAGCTCTGCTGCACTTCCACAGCCTTTAAAAAGCCTCAGCATAAAACTCTTGCTGCTTCCCAGTAAATGGTAgtttttgcctctgttttctaCAGATGGGAGTGGTCATTCTGCTCCACAGATGGAGGGTTTGGCATTCCAAgaggaaatttaattttctccaaGCCTTTGCTCTTCAAAAGATTTCCGATATAAATTAGATGACAATTAAACAATACAAGGAAAGAAGGCTGCAGCAATTGAACTCAAATGTTCTCCTCAAGCACAGGAACTATTCtggtgctttttgtttttatactGGAATCTGTGACACCCTTAGAAGTAACtgaaagatgtaaaaaaaaaaaaaataaatgacaatTTCTAAAAAATACTTACTTAAGGAATTATTGCTGACCCAGTGAGGAACAGAGGTGAGATGAGAGTTCTCCACATACTGATCCTGTGTTTTCTCTTGGCTGtctggggagaggagaaaaaggaaatttgggGTTATAGTTTTAAAGACATGACCTGTGTGCCATGAA
Proteins encoded in this region:
- the ETS2 gene encoding protein C-ets-2, encoding MSDFGLRNMDQVAPVSNMYRGMLKRQPAFDTFDGSNALFAGYFFSLNEDQTLQEVPTGFDSTSYESNNCELPLLTPCSKAVMSQALKDTFSGFTKEQCRLGIPNNPWLWTEQQVCQWLSWATNEFSLANVNFHQFLMSGQDLCNLGKERFLELAPDYVGDILWEHLEQMIKDSQEKTQDQYVENSHLTSVPHWVSNNSLTVNVDQNSYGMQMPGYPKALSYPKPSLLTDVCQTSTAPNLLNPEQEFSLFPKAQADAVGVNYCTVNQDFPRNNLNLLMDNSGKLREHESSDSGAESYESSDSMLQSWNSQSSLVDLQRVPSYESFEDDCSQSLCLSKPTMSFKDYIQERSDPVEQGKPVIPAAILAGFTGSGPIQLWQFLLELLTDKSCQSFISWTGDGWEFKLADPDEVARRWGRRKNKPKMNYEKLSRGLRYYYDKNIIHKTSGKRYVYRFVCDLHNLLGYTAEELHAMLGVQPDTED